The Primulina eburnea isolate SZY01 chromosome 8, ASM2296580v1, whole genome shotgun sequence genome contains a region encoding:
- the LOC140838812 gene encoding cytochrome P450 77A3 yields the protein MEIIDIVVLLLTALFLRLWWRYCSAASGKSRNLPPGPPGWPLVGNLFQVILQRRPFIFVVRDLRVKYGPIFTMQMGQRTLVIITSSELIHEALVQKGALFASRPADSPIRLIFSVGKCAINSAEYGPLWRALRRNFVTELINPARIKQCSWIRKWAMENHMRRLQEEASRVGYVEVMSNCRLTICSILICLCFGAKISEERIKAIESILKDVMMMTTPKLPDFLPLLTPLFRRQVKEAKELRRKQLECLVPLIRNRKAFVESGGKHTAATSEMSSPIGAAYIDSLFELEPAGRGKLGEEEMVTLCSEAINAGTDTSATTLEWALLHLVQNQEIQAKLYKEIVDVVGKDGVLTECEVEKMSYLGAIVKETFRRHPPSHFLLSHAATKTIELGGYTIPADANVEFYTAWLTEDPDMWQNPSEFKPERFLIGDGTEVDITGMKGVKMLPFGAGRRICPAWSLGTLHVNLLLARMVQAFKWIPIPENPPDPTETFAFTVVMKDPLKAIILPRAKI from the exons ATGGAAATTATAGACATTGTTGTACTATTGCTGACAGCCCTTTTCCTCCGCTTATGGTGGCGATACTGTTCCGCCGCCAGCGGAAAATCCAGAAACCTACCACCTGGTCCGCCTGGTTGGCCGCTTGTGGGGAACTTGTTTCAAGTGATCCTCCAGCGCCGCCCTTTCATATTTGTTGTCCGTGATTTACGTGTAAAATATGGTCCCATTTTCACCATGCAGATGGGGCAACGAACTCTGGTGATTATCACCAGCTCGGAGTTGATCCATGAAGCCCTTGTTCAGAAAGGCGCGCTCTTCGCCAGTCGGCCGGCGGATTCCCCTATCAGACTCATATTCAGCGTCGGGAAGTGCGCCATTAACTCGGCTGAGTACGGCCCTCTGTGGCGTGCCCTCCGCCGTAACTTCGTAACCGAGCTTATAAATCCGGCGAGAATCAAGCAGTGCAGTTGGATAAGAAAGTGGGCTATGGAAAACCACATGAGGCGGCTTCAGGAAGAAGCGTCCCGCGTAGGATATGTGGAGGTGATGAGTAATTGCAGGCTCACCATATGCAGCATTCTTATTTGCCTGTGCTTCGGGGCAAAGATTTCTGAAGAACGAATCAAAGCAATCGAGAGTATATTAAAAGATGTGATGATGATGACCACGCCGAAGCTGCCAGATTTCTTGCCCTTGTTGACCCCTCTTTTCCGACGGCAGGTGAAGGAAGCTAAGGAACTGAGACGGAAACAGCTGGAATGTTTGGTTCCATTGATTCGAAACAGAAAGGCATTCGTTGAGAGTGGAGGAAAGCACACAGCCGCCACTTCCGAAATGTCGAGCCCCATCGGCGCTGCGTATATTGATTCATTGTTCGAGCTTGAACCGGCGGGAAGAGGGAAGTTGGGGGAAGAAGAAATGGTGACGCTTTGTTCTGAAGCAATTAACGCGGGAACTGATACGAGCGCCACCACTCTGGAGTGGGCTTTGCTCCATTTAGTACAGAATCAAGAAATTCAAGCAaaactttataaagaaataGTTGACGTTGTGGGTAAAGACGGAGTGCTGACTGAATGTGAGGTTGAGAAAATGTCATATCTTGGAGCCATAGTGAAGGAGACTTTCAGAAGACACCCTCCAAGTCATTTTTTGCTCTCTCATGCAG CCACGAAAACGATAGAGCTTGGGGGATACACAATTCCAGCCGACGCAAATGTGGAGTTTTACACAGCTTGGCTGACGGAGGATCCGGACATGTGGCAGAACCCTAGTGAATTCAAGCCAGAGAGGTTCTTAATCGGCGACGGCACGGAAGTGGATATCACCGGAATGAAGGGAGTCAAGATGCTGCCATTTGGGGCTGGCCGGAGGATTTGCCCCGCCTGGAGTTTGGGCACATTGCATGTGAACTTGCTCCTGGCCAGGATGGTGCAAGCGTTCAAGTGGATCCCCATTCCGGAAAACCCACCCGACCCGACCGAAACCTTCGCATTTACTGTTGTCATGAAGGATCCGCTCAAAGCAATTATTCTGCCACGGGCAAAGATTTGA